A window of Pantoea agglomerans contains these coding sequences:
- a CDS encoding metal ABC transporter permease → MTLIQPFIEFGFMRRALVACVALAVSATPLGVFLSLRRMSLIGDALSHAVLPGAAIGYLISGLSLVAMGIGGLIAGLAVALLSGAVSRYTPLKEDASFAGFYLGSLALGVTLVSLRGSSVDLLHVLFGSLLAVDNPALLLVGAIAAFTLLMLAIIYRPLVIDAFDPDFLRAQGKWSAPLVHGLFLMLVVLNLVAGFQVLGTLMSVGLMMLPAASARFWSRHLAWMLATAMALAIAAAAIGLMLSWRFSLPAGPAVVLSAALLFFLSILAGPCGGILRRH, encoded by the coding sequence ATGACGCTGATTCAGCCTTTTATTGAATTTGGCTTTATGCGGCGCGCCCTTGTCGCCTGCGTGGCGCTGGCGGTCAGCGCTACGCCGCTCGGCGTCTTTTTATCGCTGCGCCGCATGAGCCTGATTGGCGATGCGCTGTCGCACGCGGTCTTGCCCGGGGCGGCCATCGGCTACCTGATTTCGGGCCTGTCGCTGGTGGCGATGGGCATCGGCGGGCTTATCGCCGGGCTGGCGGTGGCGCTGCTCTCAGGGGCGGTAAGCCGCTACACGCCGTTAAAAGAGGATGCCAGCTTTGCCGGCTTCTATCTGGGCTCGCTGGCGCTGGGCGTCACGCTGGTATCGCTGCGCGGATCAAGCGTCGATCTGCTGCACGTGCTGTTCGGTTCGCTGCTGGCGGTAGATAACCCGGCGCTGCTGCTGGTCGGCGCCATCGCCGCCTTTACTCTGCTGATGCTGGCAATTATCTATCGTCCGCTGGTAATTGACGCTTTCGATCCCGATTTTCTGCGCGCGCAGGGCAAATGGAGCGCACCGCTGGTGCATGGGCTGTTTCTGATGCTGGTGGTGCTCAACCTGGTAGCGGGCTTTCAGGTGCTCGGCACCCTGATGTCGGTCGGGCTGATGATGCTGCCTGCCGCCAGCGCCCGTTTCTGGAGCCGACATCTGGCATGGATGCTGGCCACTGCGATGGCGCTGGCGATCGCCGCCGCCGCGATCGGGCTGATGCTCTCCTGGCGCTTCTCGCTGCCGGCGGGGCCGGCGGTGGTGCTGAGCGCCGCGCTGCTCTTTTTTCTTTCCATTCTGGCAGGACCATGCGGCGGCATTTTGCGCCGCCATTAA
- a CDS encoding Lrp/AsnC family transcriptional regulator, with product MLDKTDRHLLDLLQRDCTLSLQALADAVNLTTTPCWKRLKKLEDDGIIRARVALLDAEKLGLSLTAFMFVKTQQHSREWYQRFVTAVQEMPEVLAFYRTAGEFDYLLRIQVADMKRYDDFYKRLVNSVPGLIDVTSSFAMEEIKYTTALPVAP from the coding sequence ATGTTAGATAAAACTGACCGTCATCTACTCGATTTACTGCAGCGGGACTGCACGCTGTCGCTGCAGGCGCTGGCGGACGCCGTTAACCTCACCACCACGCCCTGCTGGAAGCGACTGAAAAAGCTGGAGGATGACGGTATTATCCGCGCTCGCGTCGCGCTGCTGGATGCGGAAAAGCTCGGCCTGTCGCTCACCGCCTTTATGTTCGTAAAAACGCAGCAGCACAGTCGCGAATGGTATCAGCGCTTCGTTACGGCGGTGCAGGAGATGCCCGAGGTACTGGCGTTCTACCGTACGGCGGGCGAGTTCGACTATCTGCTGCGCATTCAGGTTGCGGATATGAAGCGTTACGATGACTTTTATAAGCGTCTGGTCAACAGCGTGCCGGGCCTGATCGACGTCACCTCCAGCTTCGCCATGGAGGAGATTAAATACACCACGGCGTTACCCGTTGCCCCCTGA
- a CDS encoding SmdB family multidrug efflux ABC transporter permease/ATP-binding protein has translation MATSKRLWPTLKRLLAYGKPWRKSLSLAVSLLWIAAAAEVTGPVLVSYFIDNLVAKHQMPWGIVAGLVTGFILLQLLAAGLHYFQALLFNRAAIGVVQQLRSDVMDAALRQPLSAFDTQPVGQIISRVTNDTEVIRDLYVTVVATVLRSAALIGAMMVAMFSLDWRMALVAMAIFPLVLAVMLIYQRYSTPIARRVRSYLADINNGFNEVINGMSVIQQFRQQARFGERMSQASRSHYLARMQTLRLDGFLLRPLLSLFSAMILCGLLMLFSFTSPGVFEVGVLYAFITYLGRLNEPLIELTTQQSMLQQAVVSGERIFELMDATQQRYGSDDSPLASGRISLRQLSFAYRADRDVLSDINLEVPARSFVALVGHTGSGKSTLASLLMGYYPATRGEIWLDDRPIGQLSHQTLRRGIAMVQQDPVVLADSLLANVRLGRDISEEAVWQALEQVQLASLARALPEGIHTRLGEQGNNLSVGQKQLLALARVLVEMPQILILDEATANIDSGTEQAIQQTLRRLRQHTTLVVIAHRLSTITEADTILVLHRGQVVEQGDHAALLARQGRYWQMYQLQQAGDELASGKTVAAVE, from the coding sequence ATGGCGACCTCTAAACGCTTATGGCCGACGCTGAAGCGGCTGCTCGCCTACGGCAAGCCGTGGCGCAAATCGCTGAGCCTGGCGGTCAGCCTGCTCTGGATCGCCGCCGCGGCCGAGGTGACCGGTCCGGTGCTGGTCAGCTACTTTATCGATAACCTGGTGGCGAAGCATCAGATGCCCTGGGGCATTGTCGCCGGGCTGGTAACGGGCTTTATTCTCCTTCAGCTGCTGGCGGCGGGGCTGCACTATTTCCAGGCGCTGCTGTTTAACCGCGCGGCGATTGGCGTGGTGCAGCAGCTGCGCAGCGACGTTATGGACGCGGCGCTGCGTCAGCCGCTCAGCGCCTTCGACACGCAGCCGGTCGGACAGATTATCTCGCGCGTCACTAACGACACCGAAGTCATCAGGGATCTCTACGTGACGGTGGTGGCGACGGTGCTGCGCAGCGCGGCGCTGATCGGCGCGATGATGGTGGCTATGTTCAGCCTCGACTGGCGCATGGCGCTGGTGGCGATGGCGATCTTCCCGCTGGTGCTGGCAGTGATGCTGATTTACCAGCGCTACAGCACGCCCATCGCGCGCCGGGTGCGCAGCTATCTGGCGGATATCAACAACGGCTTTAACGAAGTGATCAACGGCATGAGCGTGATCCAGCAGTTTCGGCAGCAGGCGCGCTTCGGCGAGCGTATGAGCCAGGCCAGCCGTTCGCACTATCTGGCGCGCATGCAGACGCTACGGCTCGACGGTTTTCTGCTGCGTCCGCTGCTCAGCCTCTTTTCGGCGATGATCCTCTGCGGGCTGCTGATGCTGTTCAGCTTCACCTCGCCGGGCGTTTTTGAAGTCGGCGTGCTCTATGCGTTTATCACCTATCTTGGCCGCCTCAATGAACCGCTGATCGAACTCACGACGCAGCAGTCGATGCTGCAGCAGGCGGTGGTGTCGGGGGAACGTATTTTCGAGCTGATGGATGCGACGCAGCAGCGCTACGGCAGCGACGATAGCCCGCTGGCGTCGGGACGCATCTCGCTGCGTCAGCTGAGCTTCGCCTATCGCGCCGATCGCGACGTGCTGAGCGATATCAACCTGGAGGTGCCAGCGCGCAGTTTTGTGGCGCTGGTCGGCCACACCGGCAGCGGCAAAAGCACGCTGGCCAGTTTGCTGATGGGCTACTACCCGGCGACGCGCGGCGAAATATGGCTGGACGATCGTCCCATCGGCCAGCTCAGTCATCAGACGCTGCGCCGCGGTATCGCCATGGTGCAGCAGGATCCGGTGGTGCTGGCGGACAGCCTGCTGGCTAACGTACGCCTTGGCCGCGATATCAGCGAAGAGGCGGTCTGGCAGGCGCTGGAGCAGGTGCAGCTCGCCTCGCTGGCGCGCGCGCTGCCCGAGGGCATTCATACGCGACTGGGGGAGCAGGGCAATAACCTGTCGGTCGGGCAGAAGCAGCTGCTGGCGCTGGCGCGCGTGCTGGTGGAGATGCCGCAGATTCTGATCCTCGACGAGGCGACCGCCAATATTGACTCCGGCACCGAGCAGGCGATTCAGCAGACGCTGCGCAGGCTGCGCCAGCACACCACGCTGGTCGTTATCGCCCATCGTCTGTCGACCATTACCGAGGCTGATACCATTCTGGTGCTGCATCGCGGTCAGGTTGTGGAGCAGGGCGATCACGCCGCGCTGCTGGCGCGGCAGGGGCGCTACTGGCAGATGTATCAGCTGCAGCAGGCGGGCGATGAACTCGCGTCGGGCAAAACCGTCGCCGCCGTAGAGTAA
- a CDS encoding SmdA family multidrug ABC transporter permease/ATP-binding protein translates to MRLFSQLSWYFIREWRRYLGAITLLIIIAILQLLPPHLVGVIVDGVTHHTMSGRTIMMWIGVMLATALATYLLRYVWRVLLFGASYQLAVELREDFYRQLSRQHPAFYLRHRTGDLIARATNDVDRVVFAAGEGVLTLVDSLVMGCVVLLVMSLQISWQLTLLSLVPMPIMALFIHRYGNQLHDRFKLAQAAFSSLNDQTQESLTSIRMIKAFGLESHQSEQFSAIARDTGAKNLRVARVDARFDPTIYIAIGFSNLLAIGGGSWMVWHNQLTLGQLTSFVMYLGLMIWPMLALAWMFNIVERGSAAWSRIGALLAEAPAVEDGDREPPAEAGVLRAAIREFRYPASAAPVLSNLSFVLKPGQMLGLCGPTGSGKSTLLSLLQRHFDLEQGDIRYHDIPLTQLRIDSWRSRLAVVSQTPFLFSDSVASNIALGKPDASQQEIERAAKLACVHEDILRLPRGYETEVGERGVMLSGGQKQRLSIARALLLDAEILILDDALSAVDGRTEHDILHNLRLWGKGRTLIISAHRLSALSEANEILVLQQGAVAQRGDHDALAAQPGWYRDMYRYQQLEAALDEDESAKGARDGDL, encoded by the coding sequence GTGCGATTATTCAGCCAGTTAAGTTGGTATTTTATCCGCGAGTGGCGACGCTATCTGGGCGCGATCACTCTCTTAATCATTATCGCTATCCTGCAGCTGCTGCCGCCGCATCTGGTGGGGGTGATTGTCGATGGCGTCACGCACCATACCATGAGCGGCCGCACCATTATGATGTGGATTGGCGTGATGCTGGCTACCGCGCTGGCGACCTATCTGCTGCGCTACGTCTGGCGCGTGCTGCTGTTCGGTGCCTCTTATCAGCTGGCCGTTGAACTGCGCGAAGATTTCTATCGGCAGCTGAGCCGCCAGCATCCCGCTTTTTACCTGCGTCATCGCACCGGGGATCTTATTGCGCGCGCCACCAACGACGTGGATCGCGTGGTGTTCGCCGCCGGCGAAGGGGTGCTGACGCTGGTGGATTCGCTGGTGATGGGCTGCGTGGTGCTGCTGGTGATGAGCCTGCAGATCAGCTGGCAGCTGACGCTGCTGTCGCTGGTGCCGATGCCGATCATGGCGCTGTTTATCCACCGCTACGGCAACCAGCTGCATGACCGCTTTAAGCTGGCGCAGGCGGCGTTCTCCAGCCTGAATGACCAGACGCAGGAGAGCCTTACCAGCATCCGCATGATCAAGGCGTTCGGCCTGGAGTCACATCAGTCGGAGCAGTTTTCCGCCATTGCGCGCGATACCGGCGCGAAAAACCTGCGCGTGGCGCGCGTCGACGCCCGTTTTGACCCCACTATCTACATCGCCATCGGCTTCTCAAACCTGCTGGCGATCGGTGGCGGCAGCTGGATGGTCTGGCATAACCAACTGACGCTTGGCCAGCTTACCAGCTTTGTGATGTACCTCGGGCTGATGATCTGGCCAATGCTGGCGCTGGCGTGGATGTTTAATATCGTCGAGCGCGGCAGCGCCGCCTGGAGCCGCATTGGCGCGCTGCTGGCGGAAGCGCCCGCGGTTGAGGATGGCGATCGGGAACCCCCTGCGGAAGCGGGCGTGCTGCGGGCGGCAATCCGTGAGTTTCGCTACCCCGCCAGCGCGGCGCCGGTGCTGAGCAACCTCAGCTTTGTGCTGAAACCCGGGCAGATGCTTGGCCTTTGCGGCCCGACCGGCAGCGGAAAAAGCACGCTGCTTAGCCTGCTGCAGCGCCATTTCGACCTTGAGCAGGGAGATATTCGCTACCACGATATCCCGCTGACGCAGCTGCGTATCGACAGCTGGCGCAGTCGGCTGGCGGTGGTCAGCCAGACGCCGTTTCTTTTCTCCGACAGCGTGGCGAGCAATATTGCGCTGGGCAAGCCCGACGCCAGCCAGCAAGAGATTGAGCGCGCGGCGAAGCTGGCCTGCGTGCATGAAGATATTCTGCGGCTGCCGCGGGGTTACGAAACCGAAGTCGGCGAGCGCGGCGTGATGCTTTCCGGCGGCCAGAAGCAGCGACTCTCTATTGCGCGCGCCCTGCTGCTCGATGCAGAGATCCTGATTCTCGATGATGCCCTGTCAGCGGTCGACGGCCGCACCGAGCACGATATTCTGCACAACCTGCGTTTGTGGGGCAAAGGGCGCACGCTGATCATCAGCGCGCATCGCCTCTCGGCGCTGTCGGAGGCGAACGAAATTCTGGTGCTGCAGCAGGGCGCGGTCGCTCAGCGCGGCGATCACGACGCGCTGGCGGCGCAGCCGGGCTGGTATCGCGATATGTATCGCTATCAGCAGCTTGAGGCGGCGCTGGATGAAGACGAATCGGCAAAAGGAGCGCGCGATGGCGACCTCTAA
- the glnK gene encoding P-II family nitrogen regulator, translating into MKLVTVVIKPFKLEDVREALSSIGIQGLTVSEVKGFGRQKGHAELYRGAEYSVNFLPKVKIDVAIADDQLDEVVDVISKAAYTGKIGDGKIFVAELQRVIRIRTGETDEAAL; encoded by the coding sequence ATGAAGCTGGTTACCGTGGTCATCAAACCGTTCAAACTGGAGGATGTGCGCGAAGCTCTCTCCTCTATCGGCATTCAGGGGCTGACCGTCTCTGAAGTCAAAGGGTTCGGCCGCCAGAAAGGCCATGCAGAGCTCTATCGCGGCGCCGAATACAGCGTGAACTTTCTGCCCAAGGTCAAGATCGACGTCGCTATCGCCGACGACCAGCTCGACGAAGTGGTGGATGTGATCAGCAAAGCGGCCTACACCGGCAAGATCGGTGACGGCAAAATTTTTGTCGCCGAGCTGCAGCGCGTCATCCGTATTCGTACCGGTGAAACCGACGAAGCAGCGCTCTAA
- a CDS encoding YbaY family lipoprotein encodes MKLWQVVSGITLIAAAAGCADHSKPVPVPTLGASAAGQQAAIAQPNVSGSVYIRQRIALPPDAVLTVTLSDATMANAPSKVLSQCAVHTQGKQAPFQFVLPFNPADIQPNARILLSAAITIDGKLAFITDTVKPVINQGGTKAELLLVPVPQTALPTQPGAVTTVPSTSPTQVTPSSSVPAPTSL; translated from the coding sequence ATGAAACTCTGGCAAGTGGTAAGTGGTATTACCTTGATTGCAGCCGCTGCAGGCTGCGCCGATCACAGCAAACCGGTGCCGGTGCCGACGCTGGGGGCCAGCGCGGCAGGGCAACAGGCGGCCATTGCGCAGCCTAACGTGAGCGGTTCGGTCTATATCCGTCAGCGGATAGCACTGCCGCCTGACGCGGTGCTGACGGTTACGCTCTCCGACGCGACGATGGCGAACGCGCCGTCGAAAGTGCTGTCGCAGTGCGCTGTACATACGCAGGGTAAGCAGGCGCCGTTCCAGTTCGTGCTGCCGTTTAATCCGGCCGATATCCAGCCCAACGCGCGTATTCTGCTGAGCGCGGCGATCACTATCGACGGCAAGCTGGCGTTTATTACCGATACGGTGAAGCCGGTTATCAACCAGGGCGGCACCAAAGCGGAACTGCTGCTGGTGCCGGTGCCGCAAACTGCGCTGCCTACCCAGCCCGGCGCGGTCACCACGGTGCCGTCAACCTCGCCAACGCAGGTTACGCCATCTTCTTCCGTTCCTGCGCCAACCAGCCTGTAA
- the tomB gene encoding Hha toxicity modulator TomB yields the protein MDEYSPKRHDIAQLKFLCENLFDESMATLTDSHHGWLNDPTSENNLQLNDLIEHIASFTMNYKIKHAEDEDLITQIDDYLDDTFMLFTNYGINAQDLNQWQRSARRLFNLFSEECAFLQQPSHSI from the coding sequence ATGGACGAGTACTCACCGAAACGGCATGATATTGCCCAGCTTAAATTCCTGTGTGAGAACCTGTTTGACGAAAGTATGGCGACGCTGACCGACAGCCATCACGGCTGGCTTAACGACCCGACTTCTGAGAACAATTTACAGCTTAATGATTTGATTGAGCACATTGCTTCTTTCACGATGAATTACAAAATAAAGCATGCTGAAGATGAAGATTTGATAACGCAGATCGACGACTATCTTGACGATACCTTTATGCTATTCACTAATTATGGTATCAACGCGCAGGATCTGAATCAGTGGCAGCGTTCCGCTCGACGCTTATTTAATCTGTTTAGCGAAGAGTGCGCTTTTCTTCAGCAACCCAGCCACTCCATTTAG
- the tesB gene encoding acyl-CoA thioesterase II: MSQALQNLLNLLNLEKLEEGLFRGQSEDLGLRQVFGGQVVGQALYAAKQTVPEERIIHSFHSYFLRPGDSKKGIIYDVETLRDGKSFSARRVSAVQNGQPIFYMTASFQAPESGFEHQNAMPEVPGPETLASEQDLAQKMAHLLPEKVREKFIAERPLEIRPVQIHNPLKGRVDEPVRQVWIRANGGLPADLRIHQYLLGYASDLNFLPVALQPHGKGFLEADMQVATIDHSMWFHRPFNFSDWLLYSVVSTSASGARGFVRGEFYNQQGVLVASTVQEGVMRQRSE, encoded by the coding sequence ATGAGCCAGGCGCTGCAGAATCTGCTTAATTTATTAAATCTGGAAAAGCTGGAAGAGGGTCTCTTTCGCGGCCAGAGCGAAGATTTAGGACTGCGTCAGGTATTTGGCGGCCAGGTGGTCGGCCAGGCGCTCTACGCGGCGAAACAGACCGTGCCGGAAGAGCGTATTATCCACTCTTTCCACAGCTACTTTTTGCGGCCGGGCGACAGCAAGAAAGGCATTATTTACGATGTGGAAACCCTGCGCGACGGCAAAAGCTTTAGCGCGCGCCGCGTCAGCGCGGTGCAAAACGGACAGCCTATTTTCTATATGACCGCCTCTTTCCAGGCGCCTGAGAGCGGCTTTGAGCATCAGAACGCCATGCCCGAGGTGCCTGGCCCGGAAACGCTGGCATCGGAGCAGGATTTGGCGCAAAAGATGGCGCATCTGCTGCCGGAAAAGGTGCGCGAGAAATTTATCGCTGAGCGGCCGCTGGAGATACGTCCGGTTCAGATTCACAATCCGCTGAAAGGCCGCGTCGACGAGCCGGTGCGCCAGGTGTGGATCCGCGCCAACGGCGGGCTGCCCGCCGATCTGCGCATTCACCAGTATCTGCTTGGCTACGCCTCCGACCTCAACTTCCTGCCGGTGGCGCTACAGCCCCACGGCAAAGGTTTTCTTGAGGCGGATATGCAGGTCGCCACCATCGACCATTCGATGTGGTTTCACCGCCCCTTTAACTTCAGCGACTGGCTGCTCTACAGCGTGGTAAGCACCTCCGCCTCAGGGGCGCGCGGTTTTGTGCGCGGCGAGTTCTATAACCAGCAGGGCGTGCTGGTCGCCTCAACCGTGCAGGAAGGGGTGATGCGTCAGCGCAGCGAATAA
- a CDS encoding MGMT family protein produces the protein MDPQENFQQRIWHIVAAIPPGKVATYGDIARLAGSPRAARQVGGVLRRLPPGSQLPWHRVINRHGAISLQGDDLLRQRDALAAEGVEISDDGRIALDAYRWQP, from the coding sequence ATGGATCCCCAGGAGAATTTTCAGCAGCGCATATGGCATATTGTTGCCGCTATTCCCCCAGGTAAAGTCGCCACCTACGGCGATATCGCCCGCCTGGCGGGGTCGCCGCGCGCGGCGCGTCAGGTGGGCGGCGTTCTGCGTCGGCTGCCGCCCGGCAGCCAGCTCCCCTGGCATCGCGTCATTAACCGCCACGGCGCAATCTCCCTGCAGGGTGACGATCTGCTCAGACAGCGCGACGCGCTGGCGGCGGAAGGCGTTGAAATCAGCGACGATGGCCGCATCGCGCTGGACGCTTATCGCTGGCAGCCCTGA
- a CDS encoding PLP-dependent cysteine synthase family protein, translating into MSNWTRHAINEINADFQRSAETHLIRFRLADYPGIEFYLKDESTHPSGSLKHRLARSLFLYGLANGWIKENRPVIEASSGSTAVSEAYFAQLLGLPFIAVMPASTAKRKIEQIAFYGGQCHFVTDPCELYSASTQLARELDGHFMDQFTYAERATDWRGNNNIAESIFRQMALEPCPVPHTLIMGAGTGGTSATLGRYIRYQGFATQLLVVDPEHSVFYDYWHSRDATLRSPRGSQIEGIGRPRVEPSFMPDVIDEVMKVPDGATLAAMLKLARIIGRKPGASTGTNFWGMMQVAKRMRAKGERGALVTLMCDSGERYPDSYYDEKWVARQIGDISGWQRELE; encoded by the coding sequence ATGAGTAACTGGACTCGCCACGCCATTAATGAGATCAACGCGGACTTTCAGCGCTCCGCCGAAACCCACCTGATTCGTTTTCGCCTGGCGGATTATCCCGGCATCGAATTTTATCTGAAAGATGAGAGCACCCATCCCAGCGGCAGCCTGAAGCATCGGCTGGCGCGCTCGCTGTTTCTTTACGGGCTGGCGAACGGCTGGATCAAAGAGAACAGGCCGGTGATCGAAGCCTCTTCCGGCAGCACCGCGGTCTCGGAGGCCTACTTCGCACAGCTGCTCGGCCTGCCCTTTATCGCCGTGATGCCGGCAAGCACCGCGAAGCGCAAAATTGAGCAGATCGCGTTCTATGGCGGCCAGTGCCATTTCGTCACCGATCCCTGCGAGCTTTATAGCGCCTCAACGCAGCTGGCGCGCGAGCTGGACGGCCATTTTATGGATCAGTTTACCTATGCCGAGCGCGCCACCGACTGGCGCGGCAATAATAACATCGCCGAGAGTATTTTCCGTCAGATGGCGCTCGAGCCCTGCCCCGTGCCGCACACCCTTATTATGGGGGCCGGCACCGGCGGCACCTCGGCGACGCTGGGCCGCTATATTCGCTATCAGGGCTTCGCTACGCAGCTGCTGGTGGTCGATCCAGAGCATTCGGTGTTTTACGATTACTGGCACAGCCGCGACGCGACGCTGCGCAGCCCGCGCGGCAGCCAGATTGAAGGCATCGGCCGGCCGCGCGTCGAGCCCTCTTTTATGCCCGACGTGATTGATGAAGTGATGAAGGTGCCGGACGGTGCCACGCTGGCGGCGATGCTGAAGCTGGCGCGGATTATCGGTCGTAAGCCTGGCGCCTCAACCGGCACCAATTTCTGGGGCATGATGCAGGTGGCGAAGCGGATGCGCGCAAAAGGTGAAAGGGGCGCGCTGGTGACGCTGATGTGCGACAGCGGCGAACGCTATCCCGACAGCTACTACGATGAGAAGTGGGTGGCGCGGCAGATTGGCGACATCAGCGGCTGGCAGCGCGAGCTGGAATAA
- the amtB gene encoding ammonium transporter AmtB codes for MNKALTLLGLISLSLLPSLAMAAPAVADKADNAFMMICTALVLFMTIPGIALFYGGLIRGKNVLSMLTQVAVTFALVCVLWIVYGYSLAFSEGNAFFGSFQWAMLKNIELKAVMGSFYQYIHVAFQASFACITVGLIVGAIAERIRFSAVLIFVGVWVTLAYLPIAHMVWAGGFLAQDGALDFAGGTVVHINAAIAGLVGAYLVGKRAGFGKEAFKPHNLPMVFTGTAILYVGWFGFNAGSASAANEIAALAFLNTVVATAGAVLSWTFGEWAVRGKPSLLGACSGFIAGLVAITPACGYVGVGGALIIGLVGGLAGLWGVTSLKRMLRVDDPCDVFGVHGVCGIVGCILTGVFASSSLGGVGYAEGVTMGHQVWVQLFSVGVTIVWSAVVAFIGFKLADMIVGLRVPEEQEREGLDVNSHGENAYNQ; via the coding sequence ATGAATAAAGCACTCACCTTGTTGGGCCTCATCAGCCTGTCGCTGTTACCGTCGCTGGCGATGGCTGCGCCGGCCGTAGCGGATAAGGCCGACAACGCCTTTATGATGATTTGCACCGCGCTGGTGCTGTTTATGACGATTCCAGGGATCGCGCTGTTTTACGGCGGCTTAATCCGCGGCAAAAACGTGCTCTCTATGCTGACGCAGGTGGCGGTGACCTTTGCGCTGGTCTGCGTGCTGTGGATTGTGTATGGCTATTCGCTGGCCTTCAGCGAAGGCAACGCCTTCTTCGGCAGCTTCCAGTGGGCAATGCTGAAAAATATCGAGCTGAAAGCGGTGATGGGCAGCTTCTATCAATATATCCACGTTGCGTTCCAGGCGTCGTTCGCCTGTATCACCGTGGGGCTGATTGTCGGCGCCATCGCTGAACGTATTCGCTTCTCCGCCGTGCTGATTTTTGTTGGCGTGTGGGTGACGCTGGCCTACCTGCCGATTGCACACATGGTCTGGGCAGGCGGCTTCCTCGCGCAGGATGGCGCGCTGGACTTCGCCGGCGGTACCGTTGTGCATATCAACGCCGCGATCGCGGGCCTGGTGGGTGCCTATCTGGTGGGCAAACGCGCCGGCTTCGGCAAAGAGGCGTTTAAGCCGCACAACCTGCCGATGGTTTTCACCGGCACGGCAATCCTCTATGTCGGCTGGTTTGGCTTTAACGCCGGTTCAGCCTCAGCCGCCAACGAAATCGCTGCGCTGGCCTTCCTGAACACCGTGGTCGCTACCGCAGGCGCCGTGCTCTCCTGGACCTTCGGCGAGTGGGCGGTGCGCGGCAAACCGTCGCTGCTGGGTGCCTGTTCGGGCTTTATCGCCGGTCTGGTGGCCATTACCCCAGCCTGCGGCTATGTAGGCGTCGGCGGCGCGCTGATTATCGGCCTGGTGGGCGGTCTGGCAGGACTGTGGGGCGTAACCTCCCTGAAGAGAATGCTGCGCGTGGATGACCCGTGCGACGTCTTCGGCGTGCACGGCGTGTGCGGCATCGTTGGCTGTATCCTGACCGGCGTGTTTGCCTCCTCTTCGCTGGGCGGCGTCGGCTATGCGGAAGGCGTCACCATGGGCCATCAGGTGTGGGTGCAGCTGTTCAGCGTCGGCGTGACTATCGTCTGGTCAGCAGTGGTCGCCTTTATCGGCTTTAAGCTGGCGGATATGATTGTGGGTCTGCGCGTGCCGGAAGAGCAGGAGCGCGAAGGTCTGGACGTCAACAGCCACGGCGAGAACGCTTACAACCAGTAA
- a CDS encoding metal ABC transporter ATP-binding protein, which produces MMRFNRLQAGYQNRAVTPVIDAELASGSMTALIGANGSGKSTLLKTIAGLIKPVAGRCDLQLPQKAIGWMPQRSELETRFPLTVFELVSIGCWPRCGWFGGISRSMRQEIDQALDAVQMRDFASAQPATLSGGQLQRVLFARLLLQRSPLWLLDEPFNGIDSKTVTLLMSILQQQQQAGTTLLVVLHDRPLVARYFSEVLSLDEAVSEVPVAPRSLAS; this is translated from the coding sequence ATGATGCGTTTTAACCGGCTGCAGGCGGGCTATCAAAACAGAGCGGTGACGCCGGTTATTGATGCCGAATTAGCCTCCGGAAGCATGACGGCGCTGATCGGCGCCAACGGCAGCGGTAAATCGACGCTGCTGAAAACCATTGCCGGACTGATAAAACCGGTGGCCGGAAGGTGCGATCTGCAGCTTCCTCAGAAGGCTATCGGCTGGATGCCGCAGCGCAGCGAACTGGAGACGCGCTTTCCGTTAACCGTATTTGAGCTAGTGTCGATAGGCTGCTGGCCGCGCTGCGGCTGGTTCGGCGGCATCAGCCGCAGCATGCGGCAGGAGATCGACCAGGCGCTGGATGCGGTTCAGATGCGCGATTTCGCCAGCGCGCAGCCCGCCACGCTGTCGGGAGGCCAGCTGCAGCGCGTGCTTTTCGCCCGCCTGCTGCTGCAGCGTAGCCCGCTGTGGCTGCTGGATGAACCTTTTAACGGTATCGACAGCAAAACGGTGACGCTGCTGATGTCGATCCTGCAACAGCAGCAGCAGGCAGGTACCACGCTGCTGGTGGTGCTGCACGACCGACCGCTGGTGGCGCGCTATTTCAGCGAGGTGCTGTCGCTGGACGAGGCGGTCAGCGAAGTGCCGGTCGCGCCGCGGAGCCTGGCCTCATGA
- a CDS encoding HHA domain-containing protein: MNDKNLTKTDYLMRLRRCRSIDTLERVIEKNKYELSDDELAVFYSAADHRLAELTMNKLYDKVPGSVWKFVR; this comes from the coding sequence ATGAACGATAAAAATCTGACGAAAACTGATTATTTGATGCGGCTGAGACGCTGCCGATCGATCGATACGCTTGAGCGCGTAATTGAAAAGAATAAGTATGAGTTATCTGATGATGAACTGGCGGTATTCTACTCTGCCGCCGACCATCGTCTTGCTGAACTGACGATGAATAAGCTTTACGACAAAGTCCCTGGTTCAGTATGGAAGTTTGTGCGTTAA